A region of the Callithrix jacchus isolate 240 chromosome 5, calJac240_pri, whole genome shotgun sequence genome:
TGAGACCCATCTCTGGCCTGCCTGCTTTTGCTCCTCGTAGTCCCCTCCTTTAAGACACAAAGacagcagcctcagcctcagggGAAAGGGGCCCTGTCTTTTGGGCCCAGCTTTTGCTTCCTCCCGACCAGGGGTCTCCCAGGCCTCGTCTTCCCGGGTGATCCTTCAGGAACCCACAGTCCCAACCTCAGGACTCCTGCATCTGGGCAACATCGTGGACACCTTCTGCCAGAAACCCCACCCCTGGCCAGCTGAAGGCTGGAGTAGGGGAAACTGTGGTGCCCTCCTGGGCCTTGTAGCCCTCACTTAACTCAGAAAGCCCTGGACCCTCTCAGCAAGGCCTGCACCTTCTTCACCCCAGgttcctggagtttgaggctgaggaGATGCAGATTCAGAAGTTGCAGTGGATGATGGGGCCCCAGGGCCGGCCTCTTCCAGCCCTGCCGAGGCTTGAACCTCAGGGACCGTCAGCACCTGAGGTGGTCAAGGAGCCAGGTAACGGCTTCCCACATTCCTACAGGAGCCACAGCAAAGGCCAGAGGGGCCAAGGGAGGCCACTGTCCCCATACCCCATGCCTCCCTTCAAGAGAGGGATTTGTTCCTTCCAACAAGACAGCTCAGGGGAGCCGGGGCGGGGGGTGCTGGGCTGCCCGTGGTCGTGAAGTGGGTATTCACCTGGTCACGTTTCCTAGCTACTCTCTCCCCTCACCATTCAAAAACTCAACAAtctgcccaggaagcagagatgagCGGGTAGAGTACTTAGCATCTATCAGTGACTCCAAGCTTCCTCCAAAATGATGCTGTCTCACAGGTGCCCCGCCTATGGCATCTCTTCCAGGGGCGCTGTGGTTCAGGTGGTCCTGACCCAGCTGGGACCCACTTCGGGTCCCtgagccctgccctcccctgtgtgatgcaggcaggaggagcagccctcaccatgcccatcctcctccctccctgcctcagtggACCTTCCCAGCAAGGCCGACCCCAAGGCcccgcctgcctgcctgccaccacataCGCCCCAGCGGCCAGCAGAGACCAAGGCccacctgccaccacccaggCCCCAGCAGACGGCGGAGACCAAGGCCCCCGAGGAGATACCCCCTCAAGTGGTGCAGGAGTATGTGGACATCATGGAGGAGCTGCTGGGGACTCCCGTTGGGGCCACAGGGGAGCTTGAGGGACAATGGGAAGAGGGCGAAGAGAAGCAGCAAGGGGATGGGATGCTTCTAGACCCAGGCGTCCTGAGCTACGTCAACAATCTGTGCTCCCAGAAAGACTTCGTCACTAAGGTGGGCTGGCCTCAAGTGCTGGGGTCTGCGGGATTCCAGGGGGTGGCACTCGCAGGTCTTTGGAATTAAGCTCTGTTCCCTAGCCACTCCACAGTAGATGGCTGTGTTTGTTGCCGTCCATTTGAGGgtctgtgcatgtgagtgtgtgtgtgtgggtgtgagtgtgaagTGTGTATGTTACTTGTGTCTATTTTCCTGTGTCATATGTGggcctgtttgtgtgtctgtgtgcggtttgtgtgtctctgcatctgtGTAGGCTACCAGGTCTGTGGTCTGTGTGTGGAGCTGGTGGTCGCCCTGATATAACACAGCTCCGAAGGGTGGGGGCAAGGCGCTCACTGCTTTCTGCATCTCCTCCAGGTGTCCTTGGCTCCACCTTACTCCCTGCCCGGGAACCTCATGCTCCTCcatcttctttctgtttccagGTGGAGGCCGTCATTCACCCCCGATTCCTGGAGGAATTGCTTTCTCCAGATCCAAAGATGGATTTCCTGGCCCTAAGCcaggagctggagcaggaggaaggactCACCCTTGCCCAGgtagagcagggagggaggggaacccAGGTGCCCCACCTGACTGCCTACCCCAACTCTCTGGGGGATGCTCGGCTTCTTGGGGGGCTGCTCCGAGGTGGGGAGGTGCAGGTTCAGACGGAGCAGGATGGAGAGGAGCCAGGGAGGGGAGTCAGGATGCAAACTGCAGTGAGGCCCAGCAAGATGCCTGGCAGAGACACACCCTCTGTCTCTGACAGAAAGCCCAGCTGCCTCAGGCTTCCCTGCCTGCCGCCCAAGTGCCTTGGTCTCCACCACCCTGGGCCCTGTTCACACGTGGGGCAGCGCCAGAAAATACCCCGTTTCCTCCCGCAGGTAGCAGAGAAGCGCCTCCAATCCTTGGAGGAGGAACGGCATAAGAGGGCAGCCCCTAGTCATGGCACCACCCAGCTGGACTCCCTCTCTCCTAAGTCTGCAGCCAGCCAAGGAGCAGAGAGAGAGGTCCCTGGCCCCCAACAAGGGGTCAGCATGGAAACCTGCCCACCCCGGACGGCTGCCCGGGACCCTCAGGGACAAGGCAGAGTGTGCATTGGGGTGGCCAAAAACCCGGTGGTGCTTTTGGAGAGGCTGGATTCTGGCAGGCTCAGGGCCGCCCGGCCAGACTCTCCTCCCCAGGACCCGAGACCCACCTGCCCAGGCGTGGGGACCCAGGACACCTGGGGTCTCCCTGGAGCCTCTCCTGTCAAGGAGTCACGCAGGCTGTGTAAGCGGTcaagtggggaggagagggagatcCCTGGCATGGTTTCTGTCGTGGGGACCCACTACAAGCTGCGGCCCTGGAAGCTGTCCCAGAGCCCTGTCCCTGCCTCGGGCCTTCTCAGTCCAGAAGGGCGGGGACCCCAGGGAGCTCTTCAGTCCCGAAGGGCAAAGAGAAGAGGCCTCAGCCCAGCACCAGCACCGGCTCCCGCTCCTGCCACCACCTCCAAGAAGCGAGCTCTCTGCAGAGGCCTATCCCCTGCTGTTCAGACGCCCCACCTAAGGCCTGGGCTCAGAGTCTCTGGGGCACAATCCTCGGCTTGGGGGCCACCTAACACCTCACAGTCTCCAAAGAGAAATGGTGACCCCTTGCTCTCtaagagcaagaaaaagcagcATCGTAGCCAGTAGAAGGACAGGGCAGGCTCTCTGGTGCCAATCCCCAAGGGTGGGGCTCTCAACTCTCGGACCCTCAGGGCATCAGGTGCCTCAAAGACTTCTCTGCCAGTGCTGACCTTGCTGGGCCTTAGCTTGATGGGAAAGGGTGGGAAAGGGAAGGGCGGGAGGGAGGGGAGCAATACCTTGGGAGTCTCCTCTGTAAATCTGAATAAATACACTTGTGTTGGAAATTCTCTCCGGGCTGCTGCCTCTGTCCTCAGGGCTGTGCTGCTCAGTGGAGGGGGTCTGTGAAGGAGTGCAGAGGGACCTGGagatgccaggcactgggtaCCCACGGCTGCCATGCCAGCCCCACTCGTCCCTCCAGATGTAGGTTGCCCCTTCAGATGCTCCAGGAACTGACAGATGCCGAGGAAACCCTCATCCCTCCCACCGCTCACCCACAAGGCCCCGACTGCTTTagttagcagcatccctggaaCATCCTGGGATGTTGAGAGCTGTCTGGCTCTTGTTCTGCCCCACAGGAGCTGAGGAGAAGGCAGCTGCCCGCAACATGGACCCGGGGAGAGGCGGTCACTCCTGCTAAACCCTCATCAGGAAGAGCTCAGGCCCTGGGCTGAGGGGAGATGTCGAGGCATCCATCCACACGGGTGTGTTTGGGATACGACggtgggtggggagcaggggaagTCCTTCTGCCCATTTCTAGACAGGAAAGACTCTTGCCCAACTGGCGGAAGCAGATGCTCCTTGCTGTGGCCACAGGGACTGGCCTCAGGGGCACGTGGGGTCCTGCATGGAGCCCCCCCACAGCTATGATTCACTTCCCATATGATGACTGAACTCTTGTGTGGAATCGATACAGAcacagatttgaacccaggaggcggatgttgccgTGAGCCGGgatagcaccattgtactccagcctgggcaacgacggcaaaactccacctcaaaaataaaaataaattagctgggctaatcccagctgctccagaggctgaggcaggataatcacttgaacccgggaggcagaggttgtggtgagccaagatggtgccattgcactacagcctcggcggcaagagcaaaactcctaccaaaaaaaaaaaaaaaaaaagaattaaccaggcatagcggcaggctcctgtagtcccagctacttgggaggctgaggcaggagaattgcttgaacccgggagatggccACCAAcgcaccaagctaatttttctgtatcatttgtaaacatggggtttcaccacgttggccaggctggtctcacagcCCCATCTCgggcaatccactcacctcagcctcccaacctgctgggattacGTGCCAATACATCTCTTTCAatcagcttctgcacagcaaagaaaacaaacgaCAGAGCAAAGAGACAACATGTTGAACGGGAAACCACGTGTGCAAACTATTCATGATGAAGGACTAAAATTCAGAACTTGTAACGAGCTCAAATAACCGACAATTAAAAACGACAAATAATCCCAcgaaaaaatgggtgaaggacatcgaaaacatacaaatagccaactgatacattaaaaaatgctgaCATCGGTATTCACCAGgtaagtgcaaatcaaaactacaaccAGATACCTACCACCTTACCACAGTTAGGGTATCTattctcaaaaatacaaacagcagATGCTGACATGAtgcggagaaaagggaactcttacacaCCGAGGTGGGACTGGAAATCAGCAACGTCGTGATGAAAACCAGTACGGAGAtttctcaaaacactaaaaacaaaaccactacacgatccagcaatcccaccactggctATTTAACCAACATAAAAGAAATCAGCATATCAAATCAGTGTGCACTCACGTGTTTATCATAGCACTATTGacaacagcaaagatatggaatcaacccaagtatCCACCAACGAGCAGGCAAGGAAAACGTGGCATATATACAAATGGAACGCTCTTCAGccagaaaaaaacaccaaagcgAAAGCGCATtgcttgcagcaacatggatgaaggtggaggtcattatgttaagtgaaataagtcaggccagccatagaaagaaaaacatcacacaTTCTCACAGACATGTGGGAATTAAAAACAACGACCACGACAACCAAAAAAAGTTGACCTCATGGAAACAGAGAATACAATGGcagttatcagaggctgggatgggatgggggtgaggaagagaggttggttaatgggtacaaatgtACAGTTAGAAACAGTAAATGCTAATGTTTCTATGGCAGAGTACGGTCACCAtagttaggctggagtgcaagggcgcgacATACTTGCAATATGTTAGCAAACacctattgtatatttcaaagtaggtGAAATAGAAGGCTAGAAATGTTACCAGCACACAGAGATAAAtctcggccaggcacggtagctcacacctgtaatcccagaactttgggaggctgaggcagacggatcacctgaggtcagggttccagaccagcctggaccacatggtgaaaccctgtctctattaaaaatacaaaaattagcccagcgtagTGGTGCATGGCTCAATCCCAGcttactccaaaggctgaggcgggagaactgcttgaactagggaggcagaggttacagcaagccgagattgcaccactgcactccggcctggaaaACAGCAACACTCcgtcttaaacaaaaaaaaaaaaaaaaaaagataaatactcaaggtgatgAATACTCCAcgtaccctgacttgatcatcaCACATTCTACGCAGGTAA
Encoded here:
- the LOC100386769 gene encoding NUT family member 2G isoform X1 encodes the protein MPGSVVKRPSCGEGTEHAMHTRGHLQDAEFPCHTPSAVGHPSDSPVTTADLETPAHSPLSFVSTACPVPKLGVTENPGASVPVFTDLSSATPAPGPAHGLPLVTVVVPPAGPLVLSALPGNPLVAGQDGRGQNWTAASNVFGQMMTAVGPVNAPRAQTLVLTRAPLVWWDPGAVCQGVACPPPQPLASAPVVPAMAAHIRGGTQACEGGWSQGLPPPAPPPAPQLAPIMVPGNACPWPQGAHREGSQAPSQAKAQPDDSRNPKSVYENFRLWQRYKPLARRHLPQSPDTEALSCFFIPVLRSLARRKPSMTMEEGLRWAMREWQHTSNSERKIFYQMAAKFLEFEAEEMQIQKLQWMMGPQGRPLPALPRLEPQGPSAPEVVKEPVDLPSKADPKAPPACLPPHTPQRPAETKAHLPPPRPQQTAETKAPEEIPPQVVQEYVDIMEELLGTPVGATGELEGQWEEGEEKQQGDGMLLDPGVLSYVNNLCSQKDFVTKVEAVIHPRFLEELLSPDPKMDFLALSQELEQEEGLTLAQVEQGGRGTQVPHLTAYPNSLGDARLLGGLLRGGEVQVQTEQDGEEPGRGVRMQTAVRPSKMPGRDTPSVSDRKPSCLRLPCLPPKCLGLHHPGPCSHVGQRQKIPRFLPQVAEKRLQSLEEERHKRAAPSHGTTQLDSLSPKSAASQGAEREVPGPQQGVSMETCPPRTAARDPQGQGRVCIGVAKNPVVLLERLDSGRLRAARPDSPPQDPRPTCPGVGTQDTWGLPGASPVKESRRLCKRSSGEEREIPGMVSVVGTHYKLRPWKLSQSPVPASGLLSPEGRGPQGALQSRRAKRRGLSPAPAPAPAPATTSKKRALCRGLSPAVQTPHLRPGLRVSGAQSSAWGPPNTSQSPKRNGDPLLSKSKKKQHRSQ
- the LOC100386769 gene encoding NUT family member 2G isoform X2; this translates as MASNGACPVPKLGVTENPGASVPVFTDLSSATPAPGPAHGLPLVTVVVPPAGPLVLSALPGNPLVAGQDGRGQNWTAASNVFGQMMTAVGPVNAPRAQTLVLTRAPLVWWDPGAVCQGVACPPPQPLASAPVVPAMAAHIRGGTQACEGGWSQGLPPPAPPPAPQLAPIMVPGNACPWPQGAHREGSQAPSQAKAQPDDSRNPKSVYENFRLWQRYKPLARRHLPQSPDTEALSCFFIPVLRSLARRKPSMTMEEGLRWAMREWQHTSNSERKIFYQMAAKFLEFEAEEMQIQKLQWMMGPQGRPLPALPRLEPQGPSAPEVVKEPVDLPSKADPKAPPACLPPHTPQRPAETKAHLPPPRPQQTAETKAPEEIPPQVVQEYVDIMEELLGTPVGATGELEGQWEEGEEKQQGDGMLLDPGVLSYVNNLCSQKDFVTKVEAVIHPRFLEELLSPDPKMDFLALSQELEQEEGLTLAQVEQGGRGTQVPHLTAYPNSLGDARLLGGLLRGGEVQVQTEQDGEEPGRGVRMQTAVRPSKMPGRDTPSVSDRKPSCLRLPCLPPKCLGLHHPGPCSHVGQRQKIPRFLPQVAEKRLQSLEEERHKRAAPSHGTTQLDSLSPKSAASQGAEREVPGPQQGVSMETCPPRTAARDPQGQGRVCIGVAKNPVVLLERLDSGRLRAARPDSPPQDPRPTCPGVGTQDTWGLPGASPVKESRRLCKRSSGEEREIPGMVSVVGTHYKLRPWKLSQSPVPASGLLSPEGRGPQGALQSRRAKRRGLSPAPAPAPAPATTSKKRALCRGLSPAVQTPHLRPGLRVSGAQSSAWGPPNTSQSPKRNGDPLLSKSKKKQHRSQ